CAATAAGTTAATGAGTTGATTAATTGATGATTGAAACATAAGACTTTACTGTGGTTAACGTTTACACACAATTCACTGACGCTGCTCAGATTCTGACTGTTTACGAGACATAACAATAACTTATCAGTACGAGCGCTAACGGATTATCTGCCTAGTGATTTACAGTCACATATAACGTTTGACTCGTGTTTTACTGTGTGcagtggatgaggaggagcagaaggaggtggagaggaggaggaggagggagcagtACAAGGACAAGAGGTTCTTCTGTGAACTGTGTAACAAAGGTTTCCACCAGAAACATCAGCTGATGAAACACGTGTCCTGCCACCTGAAGCCGTTCCCCTGTACGTCCTGCGATAAAGGTTTCTACCGAGCCCAGACGCTGCAGAAGCACCAGCTGACCCACCAGCTGAAGGCGGCGCAGGAGAACGACCCGGACAAGCTGCTGCGCTGCGACCAGTGCGACAGGAAGTTCAGACTCCTGCGCCAGCTCCGCGTCCACCAGGCGTCGCACCGGCTGGAGAAGACGCCGCTGAAGTGCCACGCCTGCGACCGCACCTTCACCTCCACCGGCGCCCTGCGCTACCACGAGGTGTCCCACGCTAAGATCAAGCCCTTCATGTGCGACGTGTGTGGGAAGAGTTTTACCAGGAAGAAGAACCTGCGAGAGCACCAGACTGTGCACACGGGCGCGCGGCCGTACGCCTGCCAGACCTGCACCAAGACCTTCTCCACCGCCAGCAACCTGCGCGTCCACAAGAGGTCGCACTCTGACGAGCGGCCGTTCAAGTGCAGCGAGTGCGACAAGGCCTTCAAATGTAAGATGGGTCTGCTGCAGCACCGCGTGGTCCACTCCGGGGAAAAACCCTTCACCTGCCAGACCTGCGGCCTCCGCTTCGGACTCAAGTACAACTTCCAGAGACACCAGCGACTCCACAACGGAGAGAAACCCTTCAGGTACTGGCCCACAGCGTCAGTCTGTGTGATCAGATCAGTCAGAATCTGTCTGATCAGATCTCATCAATCGTCCAGTGTCTTTAACCGTGTGTTGTCCGTCCCCTCAGGTGTGATAAATGCGGCGAGGGCTTCTCTGGGACCTGGGCCCTGAAGACCCACATGTTGGTCCACGGCGTGGAGAAGCCGTTTATGTGCGACCTGTGTGGGAAGACGTTTTTCTACAATTGTCAGCTGCAGAAGCACCAACAGCTGGTCCACAGCGGTGGCGCCGGCCGGGGGAAGTCTGAGGCGACGGGCCGATGGAGGTCGAGCGGAGTCAAAGCGTTCGGCTGTAAATTCTGTCCGAAGacgttcagcagcagcagcaccttgAGGACTCATGAGAAGAGCCACACCCACAACAAAGACTTCACCTGTGACACATGCGGAAAGTCCTTCCACCTGAGACACCTGTACCTGTACCACCTGCGGCAGCACAGCGGCGACCGGCCTCACGTCTGCACCGTCTGTCAGAAAGGTTTCCTGCTGACGTCGCAGCTGAAGCAGCACGAGCTGCTGCACACGGGAGTCAAACCTCACCGCTGTGAGCAGTGCGGCAAAGAGTTCAGGACGCCCCAGAACTACcaccgccacctgctggtccaCACCGGGGAGAAACCCTACCAGTGCTCCGTGTGCAGCAGGAAGTTCAGGCAGTCCAACCAGCTCAAGTCCCACATGCAGATCCACACGGGCATCAAGCTGTACTCCTGCCACCGCTGCCAGCACGGCTTCTCCGACTCCAGGCAGCTCAAGAAACACCGCTGTGGTGGAGACGCCGCTCAGAACCCGGAGTCCAAGCGCAGGAAACAGAGGGACGGGTTCCCCTGGACTGATGAGTTCACCAGTTCATGATAACCACCCTGGTCATCACTAATAGAATGAAAACTTTAATAACCAGCTCAGTCTCAGCTCTGGACTCACGTATTCACATAGTTTATGTTCGTTCATTTCAAACCTGAAAACTTTCCCTGAAGAGGCAAAAAAGGTGCAGCTGCAAGTCTGCAATT
This sequence is a window from Mugil cephalus isolate CIBA_MC_2020 chromosome 9, CIBA_Mcephalus_1.1, whole genome shotgun sequence. Protein-coding genes within it:
- the LOC125013714 gene encoding oocyte zinc finger protein XlCOF6-like isoform X1 — its product is MEAIQTFSSQAELIMEVALESAECVLQELRQDGTESEDSRVLAVLRSMSREALRKICSVFRELFMKLETENQALKDKVRRLESPRDRRNPEKNQSSESGQRCSSQDVQPSGDAPSPLFVIGSVSAPVRVPAPALVPVPAPALVPVPSSRSSWALQQRPGPSDVHEDLLLETDPQSADVSMASLPVVIDHVHSEDTTSPPAAEMEVESVEEKTLNQKFPESQTLDEEEQKEVERRRRREQYKDKRFFCELCNKGFHQKHQLMKHVSCHLKPFPCTSCDKGFYRAQTLQKHQLTHQLKAAQENDPDKLLRCDQCDRKFRLLRQLRVHQASHRLEKTPLKCHACDRTFTSTGALRYHEVSHAKIKPFMCDVCGKSFTRKKNLREHQTVHTGARPYACQTCTKTFSTASNLRVHKRSHSDERPFKCSECDKAFKCKMGLLQHRVVHSGEKPFTCQTCGLRFGLKYNFQRHQRLHNGEKPFRCDKCGEGFSGTWALKTHMLVHGVEKPFMCDLCGKTFFYNCQLQKHQQLVHSGGAGRGKSEATGRWRSSGVKAFGCKFCPKTFSSSSTLRTHEKSHTHNKDFTCDTCGKSFHLRHLYLYHLRQHSGDRPHVCTVCQKGFLLTSQLKQHELLHTGVKPHRCEQCGKEFRTPQNYHRHLLVHTGEKPYQCSVCSRKFRQSNQLKSHMQIHTGIKLYSCHRCQHGFSDSRQLKKHRCGGDAAQNPESKRRKQRDGFPWTDEFTSS
- the LOC125013714 gene encoding oocyte zinc finger protein XlCOF6-like isoform X2: MEAIQTFSSQAELIMEVALESAECVLQELRQDGTESEDSRVLAVLRSMSREALRKICSVFRELFMKLETENQALKDKVRRLESPRDRRNPEKNQSSQRCSSQDVQPSGDAPSPLFVIGSVSAPVRVPAPALVPVPAPALVPVPSSRSSWALQQRPGPSDVHEDLLLETDPQSADVSMASLPVVIDHVHSEDTTSPPAAEMEVESVEEKTLNQKFPESQTLDEEEQKEVERRRRREQYKDKRFFCELCNKGFHQKHQLMKHVSCHLKPFPCTSCDKGFYRAQTLQKHQLTHQLKAAQENDPDKLLRCDQCDRKFRLLRQLRVHQASHRLEKTPLKCHACDRTFTSTGALRYHEVSHAKIKPFMCDVCGKSFTRKKNLREHQTVHTGARPYACQTCTKTFSTASNLRVHKRSHSDERPFKCSECDKAFKCKMGLLQHRVVHSGEKPFTCQTCGLRFGLKYNFQRHQRLHNGEKPFRCDKCGEGFSGTWALKTHMLVHGVEKPFMCDLCGKTFFYNCQLQKHQQLVHSGGAGRGKSEATGRWRSSGVKAFGCKFCPKTFSSSSTLRTHEKSHTHNKDFTCDTCGKSFHLRHLYLYHLRQHSGDRPHVCTVCQKGFLLTSQLKQHELLHTGVKPHRCEQCGKEFRTPQNYHRHLLVHTGEKPYQCSVCSRKFRQSNQLKSHMQIHTGIKLYSCHRCQHGFSDSRQLKKHRCGGDAAQNPESKRRKQRDGFPWTDEFTSS